Proteins found in one Sardina pilchardus chromosome 3, fSarPil1.1, whole genome shotgun sequence genomic segment:
- the LOC134076262 gene encoding proline-rich protein 29-like, producing MEWINGDCMEVQQQPSNVQIIQQPTPQPTTILQHLPTAMPPPPPALRPGHVREDLVELMMLQNAQMHQVIMNNMTMSALSSFGYSSPAPETVQYPLAVEEEDPEVYHHHYAPSPYHAYPAWMPFSQPYIQPLAPGPPANYGPQERREQIEPPPEPRDRRAVPPPPPPSATGTVGADIPPATEYYDATERRQ from the exons ATGGAATGGATTAATGGTGATTGTATGGAGGTTCAACAGCAGCCATCAAATGTTCAAATTATCCAACAACCC ACTCCTCAGCCCACCACCATCCTCCAGCACCTGCCCACCGCcatgcctcctcctccgcccgcgCTGCGGCCCGGGCATGTCAGAGAAG ATCTGGTTGAGCTGATGATGCTCCAGAATGCCCAGATGCACCAGGTGATCATGAACAACATGACCATGTCGGCCCTCAGCAGCTTTGGCTACTCCAGTCCGgcaccagag ACAGTGCAATATCCACTGGCTGTGGAGGAAGAGGACCCAGAGGTGTACCACCACCACTACGCCCCTTCTCCCTACCATGCTTACCCAGCCTGGATGCCTTTCTCTCAACCATACATCCAGCCCCTGGCCCCTGGCCCTCCAGCTAACTATGGGCCCCAGGAGAGAAGGGAGCAGATAGAGCCTCCACCAGAACCCAGAGACAG GAGAGCtgttcctccccctcctccccccagtgCAACAGGGACTGTT